The Prevotella melaninogenica ATCC 25845 genome includes a window with the following:
- a CDS encoding DUF4301 family protein, whose product MLKKEDLKQIHDKGINEEQINRQLEDFIRGFPYLKLEGAATPKKGVTVLDKNACETACKAWQDYQNHGHKVVKFVPASGAASRMFKDLFAFLNGNNEAPISDFEKEFFSNIHHFAFYEALSAKCQQLEGKTIDALIAEGRYKTVVATLLNKEGLNYGQLPKGLLLFHSYDDGARTPMEEHLVEAARYAESNKQAHVHFTVSHEHLAFFKQRVADKQAKFEGKFGVNFDISFSEQKPSTDTIAVNLDNTPFRNEDDSLLFRPGGHGALIENLNDLDAEIVFIKNIDNVVPDRLKEETISWKMIIAGKLVTLQERAFAYLHKLEEGNCTHSELEEILDFLQNDLSCEKHDVASLKDTALADYLYRKLNRPMRVCGMVKNVGEPGGGPFLAYNQDGTVSLQILESSQIDKNNEASMKMFTEGTHFNPVDLVCAIKDYKGNAFDLTKYVDKSTGFISSKSKNGRELKALELPGLWNGAMSDWNTVFVEVPLGTFNPVKTVNDLLREQHQ is encoded by the coding sequence ATGTTGAAGAAAGAAGACCTAAAACAGATACATGACAAAGGAATAAACGAAGAACAGATAAATAGACAGTTGGAAGACTTCATAAGAGGCTTTCCTTACTTGAAGCTTGAAGGTGCTGCAACACCAAAGAAAGGTGTTACGGTACTCGATAAGAATGCTTGTGAGACTGCTTGCAAAGCATGGCAGGATTATCAAAATCACGGGCATAAAGTTGTCAAGTTTGTTCCTGCTTCTGGTGCAGCCAGTCGCATGTTCAAAGACCTTTTTGCATTTCTCAATGGAAATAACGAAGCACCTATTAGTGATTTTGAAAAGGAGTTCTTCTCAAATATTCATCACTTTGCGTTCTACGAGGCGTTATCAGCCAAATGTCAGCAGTTGGAAGGTAAAACTATCGATGCGTTGATAGCTGAAGGGCGATACAAAACTGTCGTTGCTACATTATTAAATAAGGAAGGATTGAATTACGGACAGCTACCTAAAGGGTTGCTATTGTTCCATTCTTATGACGATGGAGCACGTACTCCAATGGAAGAACATTTGGTTGAAGCTGCTCGGTATGCGGAAAGTAACAAGCAAGCACACGTACATTTTACCGTATCACACGAACACTTAGCCTTCTTCAAACAAAGAGTAGCTGACAAGCAGGCTAAATTTGAAGGTAAATTCGGTGTAAATTTTGATATTTCTTTCTCTGAACAGAAACCAAGTACAGATACAATCGCTGTAAATCTTGACAATACTCCGTTCCGTAATGAGGACGACTCATTATTGTTCCGTCCTGGTGGTCATGGCGCATTGATAGAGAATTTAAATGATTTGGATGCTGAAATCGTATTCATTAAGAATATAGATAATGTGGTACCAGACCGCTTGAAGGAAGAAACCATCAGTTGGAAAATGATTATTGCAGGTAAACTTGTAACCTTACAAGAGCGTGCTTTTGCTTATCTTCATAAATTGGAGGAAGGTAATTGCACACATTCAGAACTCGAAGAGATACTTGATTTCTTACAGAATGACCTCTCTTGTGAGAAGCATGATGTGGCTTCTTTGAAGGATACTGCACTGGCAGATTACTTATATAGGAAGTTAAATCGTCCAATGCGTGTATGCGGTATGGTAAAGAACGTTGGTGAACCAGGTGGCGGTCCGTTCCTTGCTTATAATCAAGATGGTACTGTCAGCCTTCAGATTCTTGAGAGTTCGCAGATTGACAAGAACAACGAAGCATCTATGAAGATGTTTACAGAAGGTACACACTTCAATCCTGTTGATCTTGTTTGCGCTATCAAAGATTACAAAGGCAATGCTTTTGACTTGACAAAGTATGTAGACAAGTCAACAGGCTTCATCAGTTCAAAGTCAAAGAATGGTCGTGAGCTTAAGGCTTTGGAACTTCCGGGCTTGTGGAATGGTGCTATGAGCGATTGGAATACGGTCTTTGTAGAAGTACCACTCGGCACTTTCAACC